The region TTAGGGAGACATCTAGTAGTTGATAAACGCACCGATCAGTAATATTCCGTAACATGATGAAAGGAACAGCGATTTCCGAAGAGGAGACCAAAGATGAGAAACAACACACGCTGGATAGTGACCGCAATTGCAGTCGCAATGCTGAACGCCGGTTGCGGGGGGGATACGGTTGACAGTACGCCTGCCGGTAATTCTCCAACGCGCCCCGGCACACCATCGAATCCGGGCACACAGCCTACTCCAGGCTTGCCGTCCAATCCGGGCACGCCGCCTACTCCAGGCTCGCCGTCCAATCCGACGCACCCCGTCAAGGATTTACAGTTGACGCGCTACGTCGACCCGATGATCGGCACGGATCAGGTGCCGCCTATCGATCCTGAAATTGCCAAATCCGAAACCCATCCTGAAGATTTGCTCGGCGGTTTTACAACGCCTGCTGCCTCGTTGCCGTCCGGCATGGTTCAGTGGGGACCGGATACCCCACCTGTTCCCGATGTGTGGAGTCCACCCGGTTATCACTACAGTCAGACAGAAATCACCGGTTTCAGCGTCACGCACCTGAGCGGTGTCGGTTGTAGCGCCGGAGGCGCATTGCCAATATTTCCGACCGTCGCCGGCCAAGACGGTCCGGCGTCGTTCAAGCATTCGAACGAGACCGCGAAACCCGGCTACTACAGTGTGACCTTCGACAACGGTATCCGTACCGAACTGACGGCAACGTTGCGTTCCGGCGCCGCACGTTTTGCATGGCCGGACGGCAAGAGCGGTCAACTCAACATTTCGGCTGAAAGCACCGCAAACGCGGGTGATGGGGTAATTTCACTCGATCCGAATGATCCGAAAGCGTTGCAAGGTACGCTGACAGGTGGCGGTTTTTGCAATAACGGTCAGACTTACACCATCAATTTTTATATTGAATTTGATAAGGAGTTCAAATCAAACATAAGCGGCGACAACGCACAATTGACTTTTCCATCGTCGAAACCAGTGAACATGAAAGTCGGGATTTCGTACGTCAGCGTCAAAAATGCGAAGGATAACTTGCAACAGGAAAGTGGATCCCAAACGTTCGACCAACTTGTGTCGCAGGCCGATGCAATATGGAACCAGGAACTGAATGCAATTCAAGTAACGGGCGGTAGTGACGAGAATCTGAAGAAGTTCTATTCATCGTTATATCATGCGCTGCTTGCTCCTAGCATTTTCAACGATGCAGACGGCGAATATCTGGCGGTGGACGGCACAACGGCCAAGGTGCAAGCGGGTCACAACCACTACACGACGTTCTCCACCTGGGACATTTACCGTTCGCTGATGCCGATGATCGCGTGGCTCAAGCCGGCTGCCGCAAGTGACATGATGCAGTCGCTTGTCGATGACGCCAACGTGTGCGGCGGCAGTTTCCCGAAATGGGTCGAAGCCAACACGACTAGCGACGTGATGCCAGGTGACGGAGCCTCCATTCTTGTAGCGCAGAGTTATATGTACGGTGCGACCGGCTTCGATACGAAAAGAGCATTGTCGATCATGCTCGATACGGCAAATGGTGTCGCCACTTCGTGCAACGGAATCACCGCCCTCCCGGGACTTTCCGATTACATCAAGTATGGCTATTTGCCCCCGGAAACGATCAGCAACGGCCCCGCATCGACGACACTGGAGTATGCCGTTACGGACTATGCTGTTTCTCGTTTCGCGCAGGCGCTTGGCGACGACAATAACGCCGCAAAAATGCTGATGCGTTCGACGAACTGGAAAAATCTGATCAAACCGTCTACCCGCGCTCACAACGGTACAACGTTGCCGACGCTGTCCGATCGCACTGGCGATGGAAAATGGACGGCGAACTCGTACAAGGAAGTTGAAGGCAACGTTGAACAATACACGTGGATGGTACCGTTCGACATTCCCGGTTTGATCAACATCCTGGGTGGTGATAGCGCAGTCGTTCCCCGGCTCGATATGTTCAACCTCTTCCTGAACGCCGGCGAAGGCAGCCAGCACATGTGGATCGGCAACGAACCGTCGTTCGCGACGCCGTGGATATACAACTGGACGAGTCGCCCGGACAGGACACAGAAAATCGTGCGCCAAATCGTCAATCAACAATACACGACGGCCGCATCCGGTCTGCCGGGCAATGACGACGAAGGTGCAATGTCTGGATGGTTTGTGTGGGCGGCGCTTGGACTTTATCCGGAAGTCCCGGCTGTACCGGGTTTTACGCTGACAGGCCCTTTATTCCAACATGCGCTGATCAAACTCGGCAACGGTAATACGCTGACGATTGACGCTGACAACCCCGACTTCACCTACGTCAAAAGCGCCACACTGAATGGCGCTGCGTTGAACAACACGTGGCTTGACCTCGAGCAGGTCAGGAATGGTGGCGCACTTGCTTTCGGCCTCAGCGATGCGCCTACGACATGGGGACGTCCGCCTGTGGCACGGTGATTTTTCAGCGGGAAAAACTGCGTCGCATGTATTTGTCGCAATTGTATATCCATCAAATAAATGCGTTTTTTAATTTTAGTACTTGACCGGCCTCTATTGTCCCCTTACTCGATCCGGGGCAATTTCGTGGCGGGTGTCTGCTTGTTGGGCACCCGCTCTTTTTTATACTGCCGAAGATGCGATGCTGGCACGAGAAATGTGCGCAGGATCAGACGGATATTTTTCGACGAGAATTTATCACATCCCGTTGAAGCAATGTGCCGCCCTCAACGAGTCGAGGGTCGGGAGCGGAAGTCCGCGAAAGTGATAGGCCTAGGTTTTGGCGTAGCTTTCTGATCAAAGCCACGTCAGATAAGGCGAAGTTACCGATGCATCATCGTCGACTGCAAGTTGCCTTGCAACTGGGCGACAGGAGAAGTGCGGAAACCCGCTGCGAGCGGGCTTTTCTTTTTTCATCGCCCTCCGCCGCCTCCGCATGAGCCCCGCCGCGGGACGGCGAGCCGGTTCGCGAAGTGCGCTATGCTGCGGATTCACGCCGGCCCGCCTCAGTCAACAGGAGTACGCAATGTTCCCCGCAGAAATTCTCGCCGCCTATCTCGCGGCGTGCATGGTCATCGTCATCTCGCCGGGACCGGACAACATCCTCGCATTGAGCCGCGGCCTGAGCCAGGGCGCGGCCGCCGCGGCCACCTCGTCGCTGGGCGCGGCCGTCGGCATCATGGTGCATACCGTGGCCGCCACGTTCGGCCTGACCCTG is a window of Burkholderia sp. FERM BP-3421 DNA encoding:
- a CDS encoding GH92 family glycosyl hydrolase; translation: MRNNTRWIVTAIAVAMLNAGCGGDTVDSTPAGNSPTRPGTPSNPGTQPTPGLPSNPGTPPTPGSPSNPTHPVKDLQLTRYVDPMIGTDQVPPIDPEIAKSETHPEDLLGGFTTPAASLPSGMVQWGPDTPPVPDVWSPPGYHYSQTEITGFSVTHLSGVGCSAGGALPIFPTVAGQDGPASFKHSNETAKPGYYSVTFDNGIRTELTATLRSGAARFAWPDGKSGQLNISAESTANAGDGVISLDPNDPKALQGTLTGGGFCNNGQTYTINFYIEFDKEFKSNISGDNAQLTFPSSKPVNMKVGISYVSVKNAKDNLQQESGSQTFDQLVSQADAIWNQELNAIQVTGGSDENLKKFYSSLYHALLAPSIFNDADGEYLAVDGTTAKVQAGHNHYTTFSTWDIYRSLMPMIAWLKPAAASDMMQSLVDDANVCGGSFPKWVEANTTSDVMPGDGASILVAQSYMYGATGFDTKRALSIMLDTANGVATSCNGITALPGLSDYIKYGYLPPETISNGPASTTLEYAVTDYAVSRFAQALGDDNNAAKMLMRSTNWKNLIKPSTRAHNGTTLPTLSDRTGDGKWTANSYKEVEGNVEQYTWMVPFDIPGLINILGGDSAVVPRLDMFNLFLNAGEGSQHMWIGNEPSFATPWIYNWTSRPDRTQKIVRQIVNQQYTTAASGLPGNDDEGAMSGWFVWAALGLYPEVPAVPGFTLTGPLFQHALIKLGNGNTLTIDADNPDFTYVKSATLNGAALNNTWLDLEQVRNGGALAFGLSDAPTTWGRPPVAR